From the Streptomyces nigrescens genome, one window contains:
- a CDS encoding WXG100 family type VII secretion target, with product MGAADKAKEVVQDLTGMWWPEGDEDELREAARAWRTYADDVEDCTAACHKKAQDVIDNNKGKSIEAFGEFWRKYHGGGKGYLDDVASAARDMAKALDKYADQVAEAKKKIEHELEIAGAVLVVGTALAVFTGGITEVAAVGATEAIVAAASTAGIAVSATVAEIAGTVLATAAIGGIEAITVDVVVAQGGRNLLGDQHGINLAEARDAGVTGVLLGGAFGGAARTAKAVGDAGGFKAVLADTKLDGLRLRPAIDQMGKRRTWQLYHSEKSDAMAPPAKAGDDALPSGHPIYHGKQTTTIGYDPRTLSNLERVRRVDGVHDVVVHGTPDNVFIAGHVNPAGVAKTTYEISPHQVVESIRNNPNYTGGPIRLVSCHSGAGAEPLAQSVANEMGAPVYAPTNRMGVDRKLGTQDPVIDKGGYWRIFLPITD from the coding sequence ATGGGTGCCGCGGACAAGGCCAAGGAGGTCGTCCAGGACCTCACCGGCATGTGGTGGCCGGAGGGCGACGAGGACGAACTCCGGGAGGCCGCCCGCGCTTGGCGTACGTACGCGGACGATGTTGAGGACTGCACGGCCGCCTGCCACAAGAAGGCCCAGGACGTCATCGACAACAACAAGGGCAAGTCGATCGAGGCGTTCGGGGAGTTCTGGCGCAAGTACCACGGCGGTGGCAAGGGCTACCTCGACGACGTGGCCAGCGCCGCCCGCGACATGGCCAAGGCCCTGGACAAGTACGCCGACCAGGTCGCCGAGGCCAAGAAGAAGATCGAGCACGAGCTGGAGATCGCCGGTGCGGTCCTGGTCGTCGGTACGGCCCTGGCCGTCTTCACCGGCGGCATCACCGAGGTCGCGGCAGTCGGCGCCACCGAGGCGATCGTCGCCGCAGCGAGTACGGCGGGCATCGCCGTATCCGCCACCGTCGCCGAGATCGCTGGAACAGTCCTGGCCACCGCCGCTATCGGCGGCATCGAAGCCATCACCGTAGATGTGGTCGTCGCCCAGGGCGGACGCAACCTCCTCGGCGACCAACACGGCATCAACCTTGCCGAGGCCAGAGATGCTGGGGTCACCGGCGTCTTGTTGGGTGGTGCATTTGGTGGCGCGGCCCGCACTGCCAAGGCTGTTGGAGACGCCGGCGGCTTCAAGGCGGTCCTTGCGGATACAAAGCTCGACGGTCTCCGTCTTCGCCCAGCGATCGACCAGATGGGCAAGCGGCGTACCTGGCAGCTCTATCATTCCGAAAAATCGGATGCGATGGCGCCGCCGGCCAAAGCGGGCGACGACGCCCTGCCCTCCGGCCATCCGATCTACCACGGCAAGCAGACGACAACCATTGGCTACGATCCACGCACTCTGTCGAATTTGGAACGGGTAAGACGTGTTGATGGTGTCCACGACGTTGTCGTGCACGGTACGCCCGACAACGTCTTCATTGCAGGACACGTCAATCCGGCAGGCGTAGCGAAGACCACCTACGAGATAAGCCCTCACCAGGTAGTGGAAAGTATTCGTAATAACCCGAACTACACGGGTGGGCCTATTCGCTTGGTATCCTGCCATTCGGGAGCCGGGGCGGAGCCGCTGGCGCAGTCCGTGGCAAATGAAATGGGAGCCCCTGTCTACGCGCCAACCAATCGCATGGGAGTGGATCGCAAGCTGGGAACCCAGGACCCTGTCATCGACAAGGGTGGATACTGGCGAATATTCCTTCCCATCACCGACTGA
- a CDS encoding WXG100 family type VII secretion target — protein MAGDGFDVDTDQLKSAAPTFHRESVALERATAKLRHTLGGLGEPWGGDEQGKKFEHAYAPHQTQIEKAVAALVKGLSSITKAMNDMAANHEDADHSAKSGFEGGK, from the coding sequence ATGGCTGGCGACGGCTTCGACGTAGACACCGACCAACTCAAGTCCGCCGCTCCAACATTCCACCGAGAGTCTGTTGCCCTGGAACGGGCGACAGCCAAGCTTCGCCACACGCTCGGCGGGCTGGGGGAGCCCTGGGGCGGAGACGAGCAGGGCAAGAAGTTCGAGCACGCCTACGCCCCACACCAGACGCAGATCGAGAAGGCAGTCGCAGCCCTGGTCAAGGGCCTGTCCAGCATCACCAAGGCCATGAACGACATGGCCGCCAACCACGAAGACGCTGACCACTCGGCCAAGTCCGGCTTTGAGGGCGGTAAGTGA
- a CDS encoding relaxase/mobilization nuclease domain-containing protein produces MIAAIKTPGANTRGLLAYLYGRGTHDEHFDPHIVAGFALLGMPDPGRDEMATLTELARHLDEPVRLRNSEFGKPVTDHVWHCPVRAAPEDRYLSDAEWGEIAQRVVAAVGIAPAGDDLACRWIAVRHADDHIHILATTVREDGRRPKLHGSGIRVGDACREIERDYGLRRLKKGDRTNTRRPTQAEMHKAKRLGWEQTSKEWLQDRIRAAIPHAKSAEELLAYLEAGGIRVKAKRGPSGDLLGYAVGRPGDLNKDDEQIFHPGGKIAPDLSLPKIKARLESSQPEEHPTARRAQPTTPWHQATAALDALHTDLADDARAQAHITALGELIEATAQAAPADLRAELQAASKAFARAQRSQIRAEDRAAHTLRNAARDIAHTATGPDGSALAALVAALVWAAIVAGRWHEANGHAHQADAARQALQHLQSAADHALTPELADLAQRQPKEETRRTLASDVRAAIPEHAGRVLTDTVWPALATVLADAEARGHKPHQLLKEAAAQRELATARQPARVLITRIQHTGRNPTPNRRAAAARLRTTTAPHPPLGPDSVQPTAATTAPAAQQRRPRR; encoded by the coding sequence ATGATCGCCGCCATCAAGACGCCCGGCGCCAACACCCGCGGCCTGCTGGCCTACCTCTACGGCCGGGGAACCCACGACGAACACTTCGACCCGCACATCGTGGCTGGCTTCGCGCTGCTCGGCATGCCCGACCCCGGCCGCGACGAGATGGCCACCCTCACCGAACTCGCCCGCCACCTCGACGAGCCCGTACGCCTGCGCAACAGCGAGTTCGGCAAGCCTGTCACCGACCACGTCTGGCACTGCCCCGTCCGCGCCGCACCCGAAGACCGCTACCTCTCCGATGCCGAATGGGGCGAGATCGCCCAGCGCGTCGTCGCTGCGGTCGGCATAGCCCCTGCCGGTGATGACCTGGCTTGCCGCTGGATCGCCGTACGCCACGCCGACGACCACATCCACATCCTCGCCACCACCGTCCGCGAAGACGGCCGCCGCCCCAAACTCCACGGCAGCGGCATCCGCGTCGGCGACGCATGCCGCGAGATCGAGAGGGACTACGGTCTGCGCCGCCTGAAGAAGGGCGACCGCACCAACACCCGACGTCCCACCCAGGCCGAGATGCACAAAGCCAAGCGCCTCGGCTGGGAGCAGACCAGCAAGGAGTGGCTCCAGGACCGCATCCGCGCCGCGATCCCCCACGCCAAGAGTGCCGAGGAACTCCTCGCCTACCTCGAAGCAGGGGGCATCCGAGTCAAGGCCAAGCGGGGACCGTCCGGTGACCTCCTCGGCTACGCCGTCGGACGCCCCGGCGACCTCAACAAGGACGACGAACAGATCTTCCACCCCGGCGGAAAGATCGCCCCCGACCTCTCCCTCCCCAAGATCAAGGCGCGCCTCGAATCCAGCCAGCCCGAAGAGCACCCCACCGCCCGCCGCGCCCAGCCCACTACCCCCTGGCACCAGGCCACCGCCGCCCTTGATGCGCTCCACACCGACCTCGCCGACGACGCGCGAGCCCAGGCACACATCACCGCCCTCGGTGAACTGATCGAAGCCACCGCCCAGGCGGCACCTGCCGACCTGCGGGCTGAACTCCAAGCCGCCTCGAAGGCGTTCGCACGCGCCCAGCGCTCCCAGATCCGGGCAGAAGACCGAGCCGCCCACACTCTGCGCAACGCGGCCCGCGACATCGCCCACACCGCCACCGGCCCCGACGGCAGCGCCCTCGCCGCCCTGGTCGCAGCGCTCGTCTGGGCCGCAATCGTCGCGGGACGTTGGCACGAGGCCAACGGCCATGCCCACCAAGCCGACGCCGCCCGCCAAGCCCTCCAGCACCTTCAGAGCGCCGCCGACCACGCCCTCACCCCGGAACTCGCAGATCTCGCGCAGCGCCAGCCGAAGGAGGAGACCCGCCGCACCCTGGCCAGCGACGTACGCGCCGCCATCCCCGAGCACGCCGGGCGGGTCCTCACCGACACCGTCTGGCCGGCCCTCGCCACCGTTCTCGCCGACGCCGAAGCCCGCGGCCACAAACCCCACCAACTCCTCAAGGAAGCAGCCGCCCAACGCGAACTGGCCACCGCCCGCCAACCCGCCCGAGTCCTGATCACCCGCATCCAGCACACCGGACGCAACCCCACCCCCAACCGCCGCGCCGCAGCAGCCCGCCTCCGCACCACCACCGCCCCGCACCCACCCCTCGGACCTGACTCCGTCCAGCCAACGGCGGCAACTACGGCACCAGCCGCGCAGCAGCGTCGCCCGCGCCGCTAG
- a CDS encoding MobC family plasmid mobilization relaxosome protein codes for MTHDPHQAEDTLDEPLPLTKSPGLMGRLRRAFGRVAPGGASSTPSPTQGRTSGVPAPGVAETAQRQGTPGQEGGAEAGPALDTLYAVQREILRLAPAAETVIGEPVVKSAQPTIRRFGGNKRTVRVGPLRFTGDEHAGLQEAAAEHGYKGESGFAADVVLAFIAGRFTANLPLSEDRRRTHMFRAQVLRQLNRIGVNVNQIARALNSDLTPPDIRHRLDELHHLLELIVQALRQPVDPGEDLAA; via the coding sequence ATGACGCATGACCCACACCAGGCCGAGGACACCCTCGATGAGCCGCTGCCGCTGACGAAGTCCCCTGGTCTGATGGGGCGTTTGCGGCGGGCGTTCGGAAGGGTGGCCCCTGGCGGAGCCAGTAGTACCCCGAGTCCGACTCAAGGCCGGACTTCGGGGGTCCCCGCCCCAGGGGTGGCGGAGACGGCCCAGCGCCAGGGGACGCCGGGCCAGGAGGGCGGGGCTGAGGCCGGCCCCGCCCTGGACACGCTCTACGCCGTCCAGCGCGAGATCCTTCGCCTCGCCCCTGCCGCCGAGACTGTCATCGGCGAGCCCGTCGTGAAGAGTGCCCAGCCCACGATCCGTCGCTTCGGGGGCAACAAGCGCACCGTCCGCGTCGGCCCGCTGCGGTTCACCGGCGACGAGCACGCCGGCCTTCAGGAGGCTGCTGCCGAGCACGGCTACAAGGGTGAATCCGGCTTCGCCGCCGACGTCGTCCTGGCCTTCATCGCCGGCCGGTTCACCGCCAACCTGCCCCTGTCCGAGGACCGCCGCCGCACGCACATGTTCCGCGCCCAGGTCCTGCGTCAGCTCAACCGCATCGGCGTCAACGTCAACCAGATCGCCCGCGCCCTCAACAGCGACCTCACCCCACCCGACATACGCCACCGCCTCGACGAACTTCACCACCTGCTGGAACTGATCGTCCAGGCCCTGCGCCAGCCTGTCGACCCGGGGGAGGACCTTGCCGCATGA
- a CDS encoding DUF2637 domain-containing protein, translated as MTKQTAETYALVAAGTVIVALTAGGFWLSYAHLAEVAGQHGLKSSPIRQWAWPATLDAFIVAGEMLMLRAGLRRLTDGWAIALTATGSVGSIALNVAGVSGAGGPGAKPLLDYVVAAVPPTAALLAFGVLMRQIHQLVDRPIGRMGPALDEGPESATNAAGRATEPPAGSSAQSPEPQLREPDSKRRGGRPAGATVDELVEIGRIAAAQQGKVTRAIVQKAVRDKGLTVSGERLTEVMVVLRRGLEAASGTGPDRD; from the coding sequence ATGACCAAACAGACCGCCGAGACGTATGCGCTCGTCGCCGCAGGAACCGTCATCGTCGCCCTGACCGCCGGTGGGTTCTGGCTCTCCTACGCGCACCTCGCCGAGGTCGCCGGACAGCATGGACTCAAGAGTTCCCCCATACGCCAGTGGGCCTGGCCCGCGACGTTGGACGCGTTCATCGTCGCGGGGGAGATGCTGATGCTCCGCGCGGGCCTGCGGCGGCTCACCGATGGGTGGGCCATCGCCCTCACGGCCACCGGATCGGTCGGTTCCATCGCGCTGAACGTAGCCGGGGTCAGCGGAGCCGGCGGTCCCGGAGCGAAGCCCCTGCTCGACTATGTGGTCGCCGCCGTACCCCCGACCGCCGCGCTGCTGGCCTTCGGCGTCCTGATGCGGCAGATCCACCAGCTGGTCGACCGGCCGATCGGCCGCATGGGGCCGGCGTTGGATGAGGGGCCGGAGTCAGCGACCAATGCTGCTGGCCGCGCCACTGAGCCACCGGCTGGCAGTTCCGCCCAGTCGCCGGAACCTCAGCTCCGCGAACCGGACAGCAAACGACGTGGGGGCCGCCCAGCTGGGGCCACGGTCGACGAACTCGTGGAGATCGGTCGTATCGCCGCTGCACAGCAGGGCAAAGTCACCCGGGCCATTGTCCAAAAGGCCGTACGGGACAAGGGACTGACGGTCAGCGGGGAACGGCTGACCGAGGTGATGGTCGTCCTTCGACGCGGGCTCGAAGCCGCTTCCGGCACCGGTCCCGATAGGGACTGA
- a CDS encoding DUF3631 domain-containing protein — MQPENPESYSDPARAAWPATAIPGRPGAHLRAAQADSAAADPSDGTADSSANEADAASGLEAIPDAEQTSGSKLLDELRSQVAQFVIPPSSEALDAITLWVAATHLQPAWQHAPRLAVVGPAKRCGKSRLLDVLTETVHEPMLTINTTPAAIFRSISEEEPPTLLVDEADTIFGPKVAEKNEETRGLLNAGHQRGRYVTRVVGNDHTPHKFATFAMAAIAGIGDLPDTVMDRSVVIRMRRRAEGEKVRPFRSRRDIPALHEIRDRIHAWARPLLEEAANLEPVMPVEDRAADTWEPLVIVADLAGGCWPRLARVACARMVAAEVAAEEDHPSGARILADIRRVFFAQREVDSLSTGDLLHHLRQDPEAPWAERGRDGLTARELGRMLRDFDIRPGNVRMADGRQLKGYMRNKFLDAWRRYCPTVHPVDAGPVPNSG; from the coding sequence GTGCAACCCGAGAACCCCGAGTCCTATTCCGACCCCGCCCGAGCGGCCTGGCCCGCGACGGCCATCCCCGGCCGGCCAGGCGCCCACCTGCGTGCAGCGCAGGCCGACAGCGCCGCGGCAGACCCGAGCGACGGTACTGCCGACAGCAGCGCCAACGAGGCGGACGCGGCGAGCGGGCTGGAGGCCATACCCGATGCGGAGCAGACGTCCGGCTCGAAGCTACTGGATGAACTGCGCTCCCAGGTAGCCCAGTTCGTGATCCCACCCTCGTCGGAGGCGCTGGACGCGATCACTCTGTGGGTGGCGGCGACGCATCTCCAGCCCGCGTGGCAGCACGCCCCGCGTCTGGCGGTGGTGGGACCGGCGAAACGCTGCGGAAAGTCGCGGCTGCTGGACGTGCTGACCGAGACGGTCCACGAGCCGATGCTGACCATCAACACCACACCGGCGGCCATCTTCCGCTCGATCAGCGAGGAGGAGCCGCCGACGCTGCTGGTGGACGAGGCCGACACCATCTTCGGCCCCAAGGTCGCGGAGAAGAACGAGGAGACGCGTGGCCTGCTCAACGCCGGTCATCAGCGCGGCCGGTACGTCACCCGGGTCGTCGGCAACGACCACACCCCGCACAAGTTCGCCACCTTCGCCATGGCGGCCATCGCGGGAATCGGTGACCTGCCTGACACGGTCATGGACCGGTCGGTGGTGATCCGCATGCGGCGCCGGGCCGAGGGCGAGAAGGTCCGGCCCTTCCGCTCCCGCCGCGACATCCCCGCCCTGCACGAGATACGCGACCGCATCCACGCGTGGGCCAGGCCGCTGCTAGAGGAGGCCGCGAACCTGGAGCCGGTCATGCCGGTCGAAGACCGCGCCGCCGACACGTGGGAGCCCCTGGTGATCGTCGCCGATCTGGCAGGCGGTTGCTGGCCCCGGCTGGCGCGGGTCGCCTGCGCGCGGATGGTCGCTGCCGAAGTGGCGGCCGAGGAGGACCACCCCAGTGGTGCACGAATCCTCGCCGACATCCGCCGGGTCTTCTTCGCTCAGCGTGAGGTGGACAGCCTGTCCACAGGGGACCTCCTCCACCACCTGCGTCAAGACCCCGAAGCCCCATGGGCGGAGCGGGGACGTGACGGCCTAACGGCCCGAGAGCTCGGCAGGATGCTGCGCGACTTCGACATTCGGCCCGGCAACGTGCGCATGGCCGACGGAAGGCAGCTCAAGGGCTACATGCGCAACAAGTTCCTCGACGCGTGGCGGCGCTACTGCCCCACCGTGCACCCAGTCGACGCCGGTCCCGTGCCCAACTCGGGCTGA
- a CDS encoding helix-turn-helix domain-containing protein, whose amino-acid sequence MTQHRRDHGYEKADDEDDVLEWVDQVMATVADEVRRRRKELGWSAKDLADKCEEIGHPIPRNVIANMESGRRSNLPLVDVMVLAKALNTPPICLIYPVGYVDDVQRLPLQHPTSALNALHWFTGEDTELGADDDMLRYFRAHHAAEEQLQSARRDEEFARYHAETAPNADRKAEALRAQARAAEAADDAESRLRRIRAFIREEGVTPPFLWPDLAAAIDSPGTDPDTTEENDL is encoded by the coding sequence ATGACACAACACCGTCGCGACCATGGATATGAGAAGGCCGACGACGAGGACGACGTCCTTGAGTGGGTGGACCAGGTCATGGCCACCGTGGCCGACGAGGTCCGCAGACGACGGAAGGAACTGGGGTGGAGCGCAAAGGACTTGGCCGACAAGTGCGAGGAGATCGGCCACCCGATCCCCCGCAACGTGATCGCCAACATGGAGTCCGGGCGCCGTTCCAACCTGCCCCTGGTCGACGTCATGGTCCTGGCCAAGGCGCTGAACACCCCGCCCATCTGCCTCATCTACCCCGTCGGCTACGTCGACGACGTGCAGCGGCTCCCGCTTCAGCACCCCACCTCCGCCCTGAATGCCCTGCACTGGTTCACCGGGGAGGACACAGAACTCGGCGCGGACGACGACATGCTCCGCTACTTCCGCGCCCACCACGCCGCCGAGGAGCAACTGCAGAGCGCACGACGCGATGAGGAGTTCGCGCGCTACCACGCCGAGACCGCCCCGAACGCCGATCGGAAGGCCGAGGCCCTCCGCGCTCAGGCCCGTGCCGCCGAGGCAGCTGACGACGCCGAGAGCCGCCTGCGCAGGATCCGCGCCTTCATCCGGGAAGAGGGCGTCACGCCTCCCTTCCTGTGGCCCGACCTTGCCGCCGCAATCGACTCACCCGGAACCGACCCTGACACCACCGAGGAGAATGATCTTTGA
- a CDS encoding tyrosine-type recombinase/integrase, with the protein MKGSTYRRCSCRDPKTGKELGSTCPKRNSRNHCTYSIRQELSPREDGSRRSFARGGYSSLKSAQADLDHVRALLGLAESDDPEGTELIAEMLAEVSRERSPLPGVEETRRRLNAGQNLIGSLTVSEWLDRWLAGKRIRKSGLNRYETDIRVHLKPRIGNRRLDRLRVSHLSEMFTDIRDANAQILEDNAQRRAAIEELATVPWKGVENRARRKAMKAAIDEMPRFRRITGPATRQHVKATLRAALNDAIGQQIITFNPAAHVEIDPVRKPKALVWTDERVAKWEQTGEKPSPVMVWTPQQTGAFLDFVAEDRLYAMWHLIAFRGLRRGEACGQPWSETNLDAYSLTVSSQLVQDGWEVETSDPKTDSGYRVVALDDDTIDVLKRHRERQEADRAEWGSAWVETGHVFTQEDGSWLHPGKVTDLFERLVAASGLPPIRLHDLRHGAATLMLAADIDIKIVSDTLGHSDTRITRDIYQSVLPQVGKSAAEATAKLVPLQRKTEAEKAARKAAKKEKAKKDAAKNAGQSKGGKPKNKAKAQPKANKKAELRKPKK; encoded by the coding sequence TTGAAGGGCTCCACCTACCGCCGCTGTTCCTGCCGGGACCCCAAGACCGGCAAGGAACTCGGCAGCACCTGCCCCAAGCGCAACAGCAGGAACCACTGCACCTACTCCATACGCCAGGAGCTCTCGCCCCGTGAGGACGGCAGCCGACGCTCGTTCGCCCGTGGCGGGTACAGCAGCCTCAAGTCGGCCCAGGCCGACCTCGACCACGTCCGCGCTCTCCTCGGGCTGGCCGAGTCGGACGACCCCGAGGGCACAGAACTCATCGCCGAGATGCTGGCGGAGGTCAGCCGCGAGCGGTCGCCTCTGCCTGGCGTCGAGGAGACTAGGCGGCGCCTGAACGCCGGCCAGAACCTCATCGGCAGCCTGACAGTGAGTGAGTGGCTCGACCGGTGGCTGGCCGGTAAGCGCATACGCAAGTCCGGCCTCAACCGCTACGAGACCGACATTCGCGTGCACTTGAAGCCGCGCATCGGAAACCGGCGGCTGGACCGGCTGCGCGTCAGCCACCTCAGCGAGATGTTCACGGACATCCGCGACGCCAACGCCCAGATCCTGGAAGACAACGCCCAGCGGCGAGCCGCGATCGAGGAGCTGGCGACCGTACCGTGGAAGGGCGTGGAGAACCGTGCCCGCCGCAAGGCGATGAAGGCCGCGATCGACGAGATGCCGCGCTTCCGTCGCATCACCGGCCCCGCCACGCGTCAGCATGTCAAGGCCACTCTCCGCGCGGCCCTGAACGACGCGATCGGGCAGCAGATCATCACGTTCAACCCGGCCGCCCACGTCGAGATCGATCCCGTACGCAAGCCGAAGGCGCTCGTGTGGACGGACGAGCGGGTTGCCAAGTGGGAGCAGACGGGCGAGAAGCCGTCACCGGTGATGGTCTGGACGCCTCAGCAGACCGGCGCCTTCCTAGACTTCGTCGCCGAGGACCGGCTGTACGCGATGTGGCACCTGATCGCGTTCCGCGGCCTGCGCCGTGGCGAGGCGTGTGGGCAGCCGTGGTCGGAGACGAATCTCGACGCCTACTCCCTCACTGTCTCCTCCCAACTCGTGCAGGACGGCTGGGAAGTCGAGACGTCCGACCCCAAGACGGACAGCGGGTATCGCGTGGTCGCGCTCGACGACGACACCATCGATGTCCTGAAGCGGCACCGCGAGCGGCAGGAAGCGGACCGCGCGGAGTGGGGCTCGGCATGGGTCGAGACCGGCCACGTCTTCACTCAGGAAGACGGCTCCTGGCTCCACCCGGGCAAGGTGACCGACCTCTTCGAGCGCCTCGTCGCCGCCTCCGGCCTCCCGCCGATCCGTCTGCATGACCTGCGCCACGGCGCAGCAACGCTCATGCTGGCCGCCGACATCGACATCAAGATCGTGTCGGACACCCTCGGGCACAGTGACACCCGCATCACGCGGGACATCTACCAGAGCGTCCTGCCCCAGGTCGGCAAGAGCGCCGCCGAAGCGACGGCGAAGCTGGTCCCGCTTCAGCGCAAGACCGAGGCGGAGAAGGCGGCCCGCAAGGCCGCGAAGAAGGAGAAGGCCAAGAAGGACGCGGCGAAGAACGCCGGCCAGAGCAAGGGCGGCAAGCCGAAGAACAAGGCGAAAGCCCAGCCCAAGGCCAACAAGAAGGCCGAGCTCCGGAAGCCCAAGAAGTAG